GCGCATTCTTTAGATTCGTAAGTAACACAGTTTGGTTCAGAGAGGAGTAACGTGGGCATGGATCAGAACATCAAGCAAGCGATACTTAAGGGAGAGACATCACTGGGTATCGAATTTGGGTCCACACGTATCAAGGCCGTCCTGATTAATGAGGGATTCGAGACGGTTGCATCCGGAAGTTATGAGTGGGAGAACCTGCTGGAAGGCGGGTACTGGACGTATCCCCTCACCGATATCATCAATGGGCTGCAAGCGGCTTACCGTGAGATGAAGCAGGAGGTTGCACAGAAATACGGGGTTACGGTTACTACTGTCGGTTCGATCGGATTCTCAGCAATGATGCATGGATATATGGCCTTTGACAGCGCGGGCGAGCTGCTGGTTCCGTTCCGGACCTGGCGTAATGCTACAACCGGTGCGGCGGCCAAGGAATTAACAGAGCTGTTCCAGTTCAATATTCCGGAGCGCTGGACCATTGCCCACCTATATCAGGCTATTCTGAACGGGGAAGAGCATGTTCCACAGGCAACGTTCGTAACGACGCTGGGCGGATACATCCATTGGCTGCTCACCGGCAGCAAGGCGATCGGGATTGGCGATGCCTCCGGGGTCTTCCCTATAGATGAGGCTTCGCAGAATTACCATCCGGCTATGGTCAGCCAGTTCGATGAGCTGATTGCCGCTAAGAATTACCCTTGGAAGCTGAGTGATCTTCTGCCGGAGGTCTACGCTGCAGGCGAGCAGGCTGGTGTGTTAACAGAAGCCGGAGCGAGACTGCTGGATGAGTCCGGGGACCTGCTGGCAGGCATTCCGCTCTGTCCGCCGGAAGGCGATGCCGGAACAGGAATGGTCGCCACGAACAGTGTCCGCAAACGGACCGGTAATATCTCTGTAGGCACCTCCGTATTCGCCATGATCGTACTGGAGAAGGATCTTACAGCGGTATACCCTGAGATTGACATGGTAACCACCCCGGATGGCAGTCCGGTGGGAATGGTGCATGCCAACAACTGCTCCAGCGATATCAACGCCTGGGTCGGCTTGTTCCGGGAATTCTCGGAGGCGATGGGCTTCAAGGCTGATCCGGCGCAGCTGTTCAGCGTTCTGTTCAATAAAGCGCTGGAGGCGGATGCCGATGGCGGCGGCTTGCTGAGCTACGGTTATTTCTCTGGTGAGAACATCACCGGGCTGGAGAAGGGACGGCCGCTGTTCGTCCGTTCGCCGGAGAGCAGGTTCACGCTGGGCAACTTTATGCGGACGCATTTGTTCTCCGCTTTTGGCGCGCTGAAGATCGGTATGGATATTCTGACCTTGAAGGAGCAGGTGTCCATCGACAGCATTCTGGCGCATGGCGGCTTGTTCAAGACGCCTGTTGTCGGACAGAGAATCGTAGCTGCTGCGATGAATGTTCCGGTCTCTGTGATGGCAACAGCCGGAGAAGGCGGCGCGTGGGGCATGGCGATTCTGGCTTCTTATATGAAGAACAGAGCGCAGCAGGAGCGTCTGGATGATTTCCTCGACCAGAAGGTCTTCAAGGATATCGAAGGCGAGACCATTCATCCGGTTGCGGCGGATGTGAAGGGCTTTGAATTGTTCATGGAACGCTACACGGCGGGTCTGGCGATTGAGCAGGCCGCTGTAGATCATCTCGTAGAGAACGGGGGGAATTAACACATGCTGGAGCAACTGAAGGAAGAGGTATGCGAGGCCAATCTGGAGCTGCCTAAGCACGGGCTGGTCAAATACACCTGGGGCAACGTGAGCGCGGTGGACCGGGCGAGCAGTCTGTTCGTCATCAAGCCGAGCGGAGTCAGCTATGACAAGATGAAGCCGAGCGATATGGTCGTTGTGGACTTCGATGGCAATGTGGTGGAGGGAGAGATGCGGCCTTCCTCGGATACAGCGACCCATGCTGTACTCTACAAGCATTATGCCGAGATCGGCGGCATCGTGCATACGCATTCTACGTGGGCAACCATCTGGGCTCAAGCCGGACTGGATGTTCCGGTTATGGGGACGACACATGCAGACACCTTCTATGGTTCTGTACCATGCACACGGTTCCTGACCCAGGAAGAGATTGACCGCGGGTATGAAGCAGAGACCGGGCATGTGATCATTGAGACTTTTGAACAGCGGGGGCTGGATGTGATGGCGATTCCCGGCGTTCTGCTGAAGGGCCATGCGCCGTTCACATGGGGCAAGGATGCCCACGCCGCTGTTATGAACAGTGTGGTGCTGGAGGAAGTGTCCAAGATGAACCATTTCGCCCGCCAGCTGAATACGTTCGCCGAGGAGCTGCCGCAGCGGATTCTGGACAAGCATTATCTGCGCAAGCACGGCAAGGACGCGTATTACGGACAGAAATAACTGACTTTTACCAAACTAATAGAGAAGAGGATGAATGATATGTCAACAGTAAGCAACAAGCAATTCTGGTTCGTCGTAGGATCGCAGCACCTGTACGGAGATGAAGCACTGGGTGAAGTGAAAGCTCATGCCCAGGAAATGACCGATGCGCTCAACAATAGCGGGGTGCTGCCTTATCCGCTGGTATTGCAGGATCTGGCCGTTAGCGCAGACAAAATCACTTCCATCATGAAAGAAGTGAACTACCGTGACGAGGTTGCCGGTGTAATTACCTGGATGCACACCTTCTCCCCGGCCAAAATGTGGATTCGCGGCACGAAGCTGCTGCAGAAGCCGCTGCTGCACCTGGCTACCCAGTACAATGAGAGCATTCCTTGGGCTACAATTGACATGGACTTCATGAACCTGAATCAGGCTGCCCATGGCGACCGTGAGTATGGCTTCATCAATGCACGTCTGAAGAAGCAGAATAAGGTCGTTGTAGGATACTGGGAACGCCCGGAAGTCCAGAAGCAGATTGCAGAATGGATGGACGTTGCCGTAGCTTATAACGAAAGCTTCAACATCAAGGTTGCCCGCTTCGGCGACAACATGCGCAACGTGGGCGTGACCGAAGGCGACAAGGTAGAAGCCCAGATCCAGTTCGGCTGGACCGTGGACTACTTCGGCATCGGCGATCTGGTAGCTTATGTGAACGAAGTGAAGCAGGAAGAGATCGATGCCCTGTTCGCAGAATATACCAAGCTGTATGCCGTTGATTATGGCAAATACAGTAAGGAAGATTGGGAAGCCAGCGTGAAGGTGCAGGCGAGCTACGAGATTGCCCTTAAGCGCTTCTTGGATGCAGGCGGCTACAATGCCTTCACCTCTAACTTCGAGGACCTGCACGGCATGAAGCAGCTTCCGGGTCTGGCTGTTCAGCGCCTGATGGCCCAAGGCTACGGCTTCGCCGGTGAAGGGGACTGGAAGACTGCGGCCCTGGACCGCCTGATGAAGGTGATGAGCCACAACCTGAATACCGGGTTCATGGAGGATTACACTTACGAAATGGCTGCCGGACAGGAAGCGATTCTCCAGTCCCACATGTTGGAGGTTGATCCGAGCCTGGCCGCAAGCCAGCCGAAGATCATTGTGTCCCCGCTGGGCATCGGCGACCGTGAAGACCCGGCCCGCCTTGTCTTCGACGGCAAGGCAGGCGAAGGCGTCGTGGTATCGATGGCCGACTTCGGCACCCACTACAAGCTGCTGATCAACGAAGTTACCGCCTTCGAGCCAACCGTTCCGGCTCCGAATCTGCCGGTAGCCCGCGTACTATGGCAGGTGAAGCCTAACTTCCAGGACGGAGTCAGAGCCTGGATCGAGAACGGCGGCGGACACCATACCGTCGTATCGCTCAACCTGACTACCGACCAGATCGTTACCTACGCCAAGCTGGTAGGTCTGGAGTATGTAATTATTAAGTAATGAGAGTTACTTGTTCAAGTAACTAGCGGGCAACATGTGAAGAAGAGCGAAGGGGCTATAGGCCTCTTCGCTCTTTTTTAATTGGCAGGTATGGTGAGTGCGGCGGCGGTATGCAAAAGACATCTGCCCGCCCCGCTCACTTCCTATTCCGCGCACGGTATTGCTGCGGCGTGGTGCCGACGATCCGCTTGAACAGGTTGGAGAAGCTGCCGAGGCTGGTGTATCCGACCTGCTCTGCGATGTCTGTGATCCTCAGCTCGGTCTCCTCAAGCAGTTGCTTGGCCTTCTGCAGCCGCTCCTGAATAATCACATCGGAGATCGACAGCCCGGTCTCCTTCTTGAACAGCCGCGACAAGTAGGCCGGGTTCAAGTAGACATAGGCCGCGAGTTCGTCGCGGGTGATCTCTTCGCTCAGGCGGGAGCGGATATACTGCCGGATCTTGGTGACCGTGGTCGAGGATACGTTATTGCTGGTCTGCAATAAGCGCATTACAGCTCGCAGGCATTCCAGCGCCCAATGCTGGAGTGAAGCGGACTGCTTCGGATAATTCTCCTTATCCATCAAGGGCTTCAGCTCGGCTGAGGCGTGTGCGGATAAGCCTTTTTTGGCTAGAACGGTGTTTACAATGAACAGGATGCCGTGGATAAGCTGACGGTGCAGCTCACTTGTCCAGCGGCCGGGCTCAATGCCCGAGAACCACAGCGTCACGCGGCGCTCCAGCTCCTCCAGCTCGCCAAGCTCCAGAAGGGTCGCCCACTCCCCGAAGATATGCATAGGCGCTGCCTGAGGCCCTGGCGCAAGCGGCAGATCTCGGCCATACACCTGATCCTCCGGTCCGAACACCTGACGAGAACGATTCAGGTTGCGTTGTTCCCGCTCCGTGACATCCGTGTAAGCGCTCATGATACCGGACAGAGGGACACCCGCGCTGATGTAGATCGACAGGGAGCAATGCAGCAGCCGCCCGCAGGTATCCAGGAAGTTGCGGCCATTCTGCTCCAGCGTATGCCGGACGGCGTTCATATCACCACGCACGTAGATGACCGCCAGATTATGGCCGACTTGATCCTGCAGCACAGTGCCTTCCAGCCCGCTTAGCAGCAGCTCATCGGCCATGTTGCGCAGTGCATATTCCATAATCGTCTCATCCCGTGCGCTAAGATTCTCCTTCCACTGCTCCAGCCCCAGCAAGGCAAGGAAGTAGCGGTCCCCGGGCTGCAAATCCAGATTGTAGGTGTTCGCCGGAAGGGTGAGCGATTCCAGCACGGGCGCCGCCCGCTGGCTGAGAATATCCTGCCAGAACCGTTCCACCAGCAGGGGAAGCTGATGCTCCCACTGTCTCCGGTACTCCTGGATCAGGGTCTCGAACTGCTGCTGCTCCTTCTGCTTGCTGATCTCGAATAGCGCCTCATGGGAGATCTTCATCAATTCCTCATAGTCTACCGGCTTGAGCAGATAATGGAAGGCACCGTGATAAATCGCGCGCTGGGCATACTCGAAATCGGCATGGCAGGTCAGCATAATCGTCAACGTGCCGGGAGCGGTTTGCTTCACCCAGGCCAGCAGCTCCAGGCCGCTTTTGCCCGGCATTTCGATATCGCAGATCAGCAGATCTACGGGCTTCTGCTCAAGAATAGCAATCGCCTGATCCACGTTCTCCGCCAGACAGACATCCGACACGCTAAGCGCGCTCCAATCCACCCCCTGCTGGAGGCCGAGCAAGGCGAAGTATTGGTCGTCAACGATTAGAACTCTGTACATTGAACGTCACAGCTCCTTTTGAACGGGTAGTCTGATTTCCACAACCGCGCCTGCATCTGGAGCATTGTGGAAGGTAAGCCGTGCCCGGTTGTTGTAGAACATCAGCATGCGTCTGTATACGTTCCATATTCCCAGATGGCGGTCTGTCGGCTTGCGCTCATACACGCCATGATTGAGCATGTCGAGCTGAGCCTCGGAGAAGCCCGGCCCGGAATCGCGGATCTGAATGGCAATGCAGGAGTTGCCGCTCTCCCCAGCTTCTTCACTGACGGTTATGCCAACGTTGAAGGGCTTCGAATTGTTGATGAAGCCATGCTTGATGGCATTCTCGACGAAGGGCTGGATCAGCAGCGGCGGAATCAGTGTAGACTCAAGCTCCTGCGGAAGCTGCACCTCATAAGACAGCTTATTCGGATACATGACCATCTGAATCTCGATATAATTCTGAATATGGCCCAGCTCGCCGCGCAGCGGAATCCAGGCGTCATTGGTATTCATAATGAAGCGGAAGTGGGAGACCAGATGTCCGATCATCTTTTTGATCAGCGCATATTGCTTCAGCTCTACCAGATGAAAGACGATATTCAGGGAATTCATGAAAAAATGAGGATTGATCTGCGCCTGAAGATGCTTCAGCTCGGCCTGCTGCACCTTCATCTGCTCCTCATACACATCAATCTTGAGATTGCCGATCTGCTCGGCCATCTGGTTGAATTGCATTGTAATGATCTGGAATTCCCTGCTGTTGCCGTCCTTCAGCCGGTATTCCAGCTGTCCCTTACCAAGGATACGCATCCCGCTGGTCAATTGCTGGATAGGCTTGAACACCAGTCTGCTGAGCAGAGCCAGCAGGATAACCATCACGAGGATAATGGCAAAGGGAATGACCTTGATGATCCGCTGGAAGATCGGCAGCTCGTCCAGAATCGATTTCTCGTCAAGCAGGAAGAAGACATTCAGATTGGAATACTGCGAAGGCTTGTCAATCAGCAGATAAGAATTGCCGTTGCTCAGCCGGATCGCTGCATCCACCGGACGGTCAGGGCGGCCCAGCTGGGTGCGGATGAGCGCAAGATCTTCACTGGCGAACTGGCCCCAGAGCAATTTACCGTCATTGTCGATCATGCCCACCTGCCCGCTGCCTCCGGTAGACTCCAGCTGGGTCAGCGGCTGGGCCAGGGAATCGATACTGACCAGTACCCCCATGAGAAGCCGTCCGCTCTTGTCCGGCAGCACCTTGAATAGCACCGGCTCGTCGCCGAGGGTCACAGTCTCCCACTTCAGGGAACCCTGGAGATTAGGCGACTTCAGGCGCGAGGACAGCCCGGAGGCAATGACCTCCTTCTCCTGGTAATATTCTCTCTGGCTGCTGAGGAATAACTCGTCCCGGTCCTGATGGTAGACGAAGACACTGCGGATAATAGTGTAGTAGCTGACATCGCTGTACCACTGGTCCATCAGCTTACGGATGGACAGATAATAATTGACGCTGTCGGGACCGCTATCCGAATAGAGCTCCAGCAGCATATTTTCATTGGCGGTACGCAGCAGATAATGGCTGGTCTGCTCCAGCAGCTCATCGAGAGTACCTAAGTGAAGGGTCAACGTGTCCGAAGCAGACTTCGCAACCTTCTCCCGGACAATGTTGGTGGAATAGAGATTGGTGTAGGAGAGAAAGAGGAACAGCGGCGTGACCAGCAGCAGGACAAGGGCACTCACTTTGAATCGCAATGATAGTTTCACAGTCTTCCCCCTTATCCTTAGGTACATTTACACGCTGAGCGGCAGGAAAGGGGAAGGACGGCAGCCGTCCTTCCCCTTAGCTTAAAATATAAGAATTTGTATGTTCCACACGACAACTTATCCTTATATTTCTCGCTGAAACGGGTGCCGTCCTTAAAAGGACGGCATAGTCGTTTCCACTTGTTTGTTTAGGATTGTTTGGCCTTCCAGGCATCGTATTGCTTCTGAACCTCGGCGCGGATCTCTTCAATGCCGTTAGCCTTCAGCTTATTATTGTATTCCGTCAGCACCTTGTCTACTCCCAGGCTGCCCGTTTCCAGCAGCGGGCGGAATTCCTTGATAATATTGCTGACCACAGAGACCTGTGTTTTGACAGCGTCGGTATTGAAGTTGAAGCCGAAGGACTTCACCTTATGGGCACTCTCGTTATAAGCCTTGAACTTCTCCCACTTGTCTGCACTTTCACCTTCCCACAGATAGGTGATGGTCTGGTTGCCGAACATCCATTCAATTCCCGGTGCCCAGCCGGTATCGGCACGGGTAGCAATGCCGTCAGGCAGCTTGATGAAGTTGTCCTTGCCTTCTACCTTGACATACTGCCGTCCCTCTACGCCGAAGTCAATCAGATTGACCAGAACCGGGTCGGTATGCAGCAGGTTCAGCAGCATCATCGTCCGCTCGGGATCAATCGAGGTGCGTCCGATGGCCATCATGGAGTTGCTGACACTGGCTGTGCTGATCTCGGGTTCATTCCCCTTCAGCTTCACCAGCTCAATGCCGGTGGCGATGGAATCTTCCTTGTCCGAGTCCGGTTTGTCTGAACCGAATTTCATCCAGGTCTTGCCGGCCTTGAAAGCGTCTTCAGTACTGGTCTTGGTCGTTGCCGCATCTTTATTGATATAGCCTTTGCTGAACCAGTCGCCGTAGAGCTTCATCCGGTAGATCGCGGTGTCGGACTCCATGGAGCTGATCACCATCTTATCGGTCTTGGTATCCAGGACGATTCCGGCAGGAGCACCTGCCACCAGCTCATAGCGGAAGTTCTCCTTCATGCTCTCTTTGGTCTTGTCGAAGTAGCCCAGGGTATCCGAGCCGCTGCCGGAGAGCCAGATCGGCGCGATGGCCGGTTCCTTCTCCTTGATCGTCTGCAGCCATGGCTCCAGATCCTCCAGCGTCTCAATTGAGTTCACATCGAATCCGTATTTATCCACCAGATCCTTGCGGAACATAATGGTATGGCTCTCGCCGATTTCCTTATTGGTAGGAATCGCATAGATTTTGCCGTCAACGGTTCCGCCGTCAAGGAAGCGGGGATCAAGGGTGTCTTTGATGCCTTGTCCATATTTGGCTAACAGATCATCCAGCGGGAGAAATGCGCCTTTGGCTACGTTATTGGCGAAATCCGCCCAGTTGGGGGCGAAGGTCAGATCGACCTGTTCACCGGATTGATAGGCCAGTGCCATCTTCTCGGCCCAGGAGGACCAAGGGAGTCCCTGGAAGTCAATCTCGGCGTTGATTTTTTCTTTGAGATACTTGTTGATCTCGTCTACAACCGCCTTGGTATCATTTTGCGGGAAATTCCCGACCGTGTAAACTTTCAGCTTGCGGAACGTTGAGGTATCAGGATTCGTGCTGCCTTCCGTGCCTGCTGTTGTAGCTGCTGCTGTCGATTCTGCCTTGGACGGGGCGGATGCACCTGAATTGCCCCCGCCGCATCCGGTAATGCCCAGTATCACGGCGGTTAGGGCAGCAAGCACCGCGCCCGAGCTTCTGGTTGTTCTCATGATTATGAACCTCCTCAATGATAATTAGATCATATATTCTAACCGGCATTTACGCCAGAGCTAGACCAATTAACCTTTGATAGCCCCAATCGTGAGGCCCTTGGTGAAGTACTTCTGGAAGAACGGATAGATGAACAGAATCGGACCAATCGACAGCACGACCATGGCCATCCGCAGACTTTCGGTCGGAACGGATTCCTGTACCATCAGGGCGACACCGGTGCCGGCAAGCTGGGTTTTGAAGAACTCGGCCTGGCGGATCATCTGAATCATGACGTACTGCAGCGAGAACTTGTTGGTGTCATTAATGAATAACATGGAGTTGAACCAGTCATTCCAGTACATCAGCGTAGTGAACAGTCCGATGGTCGCCAGCACAGGCAGGGAGATCGGCAGCACCAGCTGGAAGAAGATCCGCCACTCCGAGGCCCCATCGAGCTTGCCGGATTCAATCATCTCCTCCGGGATCGTCTGCTGGAAGAAGGTACGGGTGATGAAGATATAGAAGGCATTGGACAAGCCGGGCAGAATCAGCGCAACCAGCGAGTCCTTCAGATCGAGATAGTTCACGTACAGCAGGTAGAAGGGGACAAGCCCTCCCGAGAACAGCATGGTGATCAGCAGGTAGAAGTTGAATGTCTTTTTAAAAGGGAAATCCTTCCGGTATAGCGGATACGCATACAGCGCAATCAGCAGCACGGCCAGCACAGTCCCGATAAGGGTAACGGTCAGGCTGACGCCATACGCCTTAACCAGGGTCTCCGAATGCTTGAACAGATATTGGTACGCGGATGCGTCGATATGATCGGGCCAGAACTTGTAACCCTGCAGCGTCAAGGCCTTCTCGTTGGTTAAGGAGATAGCGACAATGAGCAGGATCGGCAGGATACACGCCAGGCTGAAGGCGATGAAGAACACATTCAGAATAATCTGGGCGGTAGTGGAGCCTTTGGTATAAGGGTTGCTTCGGGATGCAGTAGTCATTAAGAATCCTCCGTTTCTAGAAAAGAGCCGTATCGCGGTTCAGCTTACGGGCCAGAGCGTTCGCGCCGATGACCAGGAAGAAGCCGACAACAGATTGATAGAAATTCGCCGCAGAGGACATCCCCAGGTCATTGAGCTGGATCAGGCCCCGGTAGACATAGGTGTCGATGACGTCTGTAGTCGAGCGCAGCGCACCGGAGTCTAGGGTCACATGGTAGAACAGCCCGAAGTCAGAGCGGAAGATACCGCCCATGTTAAGAATCGTGAGAATCACCATGATCGGCGTAAGCAGCGGCAGGGTGATTTTGGTGATCTGCTGCCATTTACTGGCCCCGTCCATCACCGCAGCCTCATACAGCTCCTCGCTGATCCCGGTAATAGCCGCCAGGTAGATGACACTGCCGATCCCGATGGAGTGCCACATTTTGGTGATCCACAGAATGTAAGGCCATGCGTTAGGATGCATATAAGCGTTCACCGAGGAGTAGCCGAACATCGGCAGAATATGCTTGACCAGGAAGCCATACTCCGGGTGCAGGAAGGCATAGACGATGAAGCTGACCACGACCATGGACAGGAAGTTCGGCATAATCATCACGGTCTGGAAGAACTTCGAAGCCAGCTTGTTACGCACCTCATTGATCGCAATCGCCAGTGAGACGGAGAGAATGAGGCCTGAGATGATGAAGACCACATTGTACCCCACGGTGTTGATCGTCACCCGCAGGGCGTCAGAGGTAGCGAAGAGGAACCGGAAGTTATCCAGCCCGGCCCAGGGACTGCCCATAATGCCGTCAATGTAGTTGATGTTCTTGAAGGCAATGAATAATCCGAACATCGGAATATAGCAGTTGATGAAAAAGATAATCGACGTGGGCAGCAGCATCAGCAGCAGCACCCGGTATCGCACGATATTGTGCAGCAGACGGCCGAAACGGCCCTGGGACGGTGTCGCTAGCTTGGTGTTCAAAGCTTGTGGTGCGGGATTTGCCATAAGTTCTAACCTCACTCTACTTGTTCTGGATGAATTTATTATAGTAGAGCGGATGAACGGAATTCTTTCTTACAAATGACTCTGTTTATTCAAAAATGACCTCATTGTGCAAAACTCCTGCTAAGCATTGAGACTTTTTTCACAGATGATTGCTCACATTGCAAGTAATATGTTAGAATATCGGAATGCATTAACGCATCACCAATTTAATACAGTACAAGAGCTATGATTGCTATGGATCACACTATAGCAGGAGCAGCTTCTGGAGAGACTGCGGGGAACCGCAGCGCCGAAGGGTTCACAATCTCAGGCAAAAGGACAGAAGAGTACCGAATTGTATTTTGCCGTGCGGATTAGCCTCAGCCCCGGCAGAAGCTTATTTGGAACTTCTTATGAACCGGGAGATTGGATGACATCCAGTCTCTTTTTTTGCGTATTTTCAGCGTTGTATACATTAAGGGGGAAACAGGAATGGCACAGACAGAATTAAAGCGGGAGCTGGCGAACCGGCATGTACAGCTTATCGCTATCGGAGGTACGATTGGCACAGGGTTATTCCTGGGATCGGGCAAAGCCATTCAACAGGCCGGGCCCTCCATCATGCTCACGTATCTGATCGTGGGAATCGCTGTGTTTTTTGTGATGCGGGCGCTGGGAGAGCTGCTGCTCTCGAAGGCGGGGTATCAATCTTTTACAGACATTGCTGAGGATTACTTGGGGCCGCGCGCGGCCTTCATTACAGGCTGGACCTACTGGTTCTGCTGGATTATGACGGCGATGGCCGATGTGATTGCGGTGGGCGTCTATGTGCAGTACTGGTTCGATATTCCGCAGTGGGTACCGGCCGTGATCTGCCTGATCATTCTGCTCGGACTCAATCTGCTCACGGTCAAAAGCTTCGGCGAACTCGAATTCTGGTTTGCTCTGATCAAGGTGGTTACGATTCTGGCTCTGATCGGCCTGGGCATAGTCCTGCTGGTAATCGGGTTCAAGACGGATGCAGGCTCAGTGTCGGTCCGCAATCTCTGGGAGCACGGGGGCGTGTTCCCGAACGGGGTAAAGGGCTTCCTGTTCTCCTTCCAGATGGTGGTATTCGCTTATGTAGGCGTGGAGCTGGTGGGGGTATCGGCAGCGGAGACGGCGAATCCGGAGAAAAACATCCCATCCGCGATCAACAAAATTCCGCTGCGGATTCTGTTTTTCTATGTAGGCGCGCTCTTCGTACTGCTGTGCATTAACCCCTGGACCCAGCTTAGTGCGGCTGAAAGTCCGTTCGTGCGCACCTTCAGTCTGGTCGGGATTCCGATTGCTGCGGGGATTATCAATTTCGTGGTCTTAACCTCGGCGGCCTCCGCCTGCAACAGCGGGATGTTCTCGACCAGCCGGATTCTTTACAATCTGAGCAGACGGAATCAGGCCTCTCCTCAGCTTGGGAAGCTGAACCGGAATCATGTACCTGCGAATTCCTTGTTCCTCTCCACGCTGGTGATCTCTGCCGGGGCGCTGCTCAGCAAGCTCATTCCGGGTCAGGCCTTCGGCATCGTGACTACGATCAGTGCCATTTGCTTCATCTGGGTCTGGGGCGTTGTGCTGGTCTGCCATATCAAGTATAAAAGGAACCGCCCGGACTTACATTCCGCTTCCAAATTTAAAGCGCCGTTCACCCCGCTAATTAACTATGCCGTCCTGACGCTGTTCGCCGCCATTCTAGTGATCATGCTCTTTGCTGCCGAGACCCGTCCGGCGCTGCTGTTCACCCCGCTCTGGTTCATCCTGCTGTTCGTTCTGTATTCCATTAGAAGCCGTAAGGAGAAAAGTGATCAGGAAATCAGTATAATTAATACATAAACTGATTTCAGGATGAAGAGGGTGCAGCCGCCGCATGAACAAGACAGACCGCATGTTAGCCATCGTACTGGAGCTGCAGCGCAAAGGGGTCGTACGGGCAGAGGATCTGGCGTCCGTCTTCGAGACTAGCGTAAGAACCATCTACCGCGATATCCAGGCGCTTAGTGAAGCCGGAGTGCCGGTGGTAGGAGCTACGGGTCAGGGATATTCACTGGTAAAAGGGTATTTCCTGCCCCCGGTCAGCTTCACCGCCGAGGAGGCAGTGACCCTGCTGATCGGGACGGATTTCGTGGAGCAGCGGTTCGATACGGAGTATGGTAACCGGGCCTCTGCAGCAGGCAGGAAGATTGAAGCGATTCTGCCGGGTGATATCAAGGAGAATGCCGCCCGGCTCCGCCAGAGCATCCTGCTGCTGAGTACCAGTAAAGATAAGCTGCAAGGACAGGAGAAGGAGTACATGGAGCAGATCCGCCGCGCGATTCTGGAGCAGCGGAAGATCGGCTTTGGGTATACAAAGGGCAGACAGGAAGCTGACGGAAGTCACCGCAGTGTCCGAACCGCCTCGCCGTATGGACTTGTCTTGAACAGAGGCGCATGGACCCTGGTCGCCTGGTGCGGACTGCGGCAAGAAATCCGTCATTTCCGGTTATCCAGAATGAGCGGGCTTACCATTCTGGATGACCGGTTCGAAGTGCCTGCGGATTTCGATCTGCACGAGTACCAGCCGGAGGATGACCGCCATGTGCGCGTGTGCATTTTGGTGCATCCCGAGATAGCTGACAAGGCTGCTGAATCGAATAACTTTTATCTGGAGGCAATGGAGGACCAGGCAGACGGCAG
The sequence above is a segment of the Paenibacillus sp. FSL R7-0204 genome. Coding sequences within it:
- a CDS encoding amino acid permease, which produces MAQTELKRELANRHVQLIAIGGTIGTGLFLGSGKAIQQAGPSIMLTYLIVGIAVFFVMRALGELLLSKAGYQSFTDIAEDYLGPRAAFITGWTYWFCWIMTAMADVIAVGVYVQYWFDIPQWVPAVICLIILLGLNLLTVKSFGELEFWFALIKVVTILALIGLGIVLLVIGFKTDAGSVSVRNLWEHGGVFPNGVKGFLFSFQMVVFAYVGVELVGVSAAETANPEKNIPSAINKIPLRILFFYVGALFVLLCINPWTQLSAAESPFVRTFSLVGIPIAAGIINFVVLTSAASACNSGMFSTSRILYNLSRRNQASPQLGKLNRNHVPANSLFLSTLVISAGALLSKLIPGQAFGIVTTISAICFIWVWGVVLVCHIKYKRNRPDLHSASKFKAPFTPLINYAVLTLFAAILVIMLFAAETRPALLFTPLWFILLFVLYSIRSRKEKSDQEISIINT
- a CDS encoding helix-turn-helix transcriptional regulator, which gives rise to MNKTDRMLAIVLELQRKGVVRAEDLASVFETSVRTIYRDIQALSEAGVPVVGATGQGYSLVKGYFLPPVSFTAEEAVTLLIGTDFVEQRFDTEYGNRASAAGRKIEAILPGDIKENAARLRQSILLLSTSKDKLQGQEKEYMEQIRRAILEQRKIGFGYTKGRQEADGSHRSVRTASPYGLVLNRGAWTLVAWCGLRQEIRHFRLSRMSGLTILDDRFEVPADFDLHEYQPEDDRHVRVCILVHPEIADKAAESNNFYLEAMEDQADGRLMTFRVRQPEDLLQWVLGWGAGAVVQEPEALRKLVRAEAARMLERY